One segment of Proteus appendicitidis DNA contains the following:
- the tssA gene encoding type VI secretion system protein TssA, with amino-acid sequence MSLLDTLISSCFADDTNKVQQLAQQQIILWDRWLLPITPNQPVGDDPSYEDDFERMKEEVNKLSGADTELICLLAEKLLLNFCKDVRVVTYYIWARLHKEGEHGLADSLGLLSGLLIRYHDTLLPSRATSRKSALEWLSGQRVLDSLSLYPEVDRHEFSRIIALLATIETELETWNEAEKPQLAGLYQALEKRLAQSGGTNSVVPQNISRAESTYSHSSPPSVSQSTPIETIQSGRELLDQSKMLANYLRNQPNGWLAGHRLMKVVRWDTLHQLPPQDQQGCTRLSPPRTDARAQLKRLYLQQSWGELAEQADKLFAEGVNHFWLDVQWYLYQALSKSPAPWNAWSDIIKNDLKQFLTRLPDLEKLSWEDGTPFADEVTLSWIKQHVMEENFDTMQGLSNSYSHPSDDEPILALETEAITQADNEGIEVALKWLQHRPDISTSRQKWLLNLIMARVAEQFARHDLALNLLRELDKKALSMSLTQWEPNYVFEVKARQLHLYRAKIQRNTSDKTHIEQQMELLLRELTAIDPVRSAILYS; translated from the coding sequence ATGTCCTTATTGGATACCTTAATCTCATCATGCTTTGCTGATGATACAAACAAAGTACAACAACTTGCTCAACAACAAATCATTTTATGGGATCGTTGGCTATTACCGATTACCCCTAATCAACCTGTGGGTGATGATCCCAGTTATGAAGATGACTTTGAGCGAATGAAAGAAGAAGTTAATAAACTATCAGGGGCTGATACTGAACTGATTTGCTTACTCGCTGAAAAATTGTTGCTCAATTTCTGCAAAGATGTGCGTGTTGTCACTTATTATATTTGGGCGCGTTTACACAAAGAAGGTGAGCACGGGCTTGCCGATTCTTTAGGGCTTTTAAGTGGGTTGCTTATTCGCTATCACGACACGTTATTACCTAGCCGAGCCACTAGCCGGAAATCGGCTTTAGAGTGGTTATCAGGGCAGCGCGTTTTAGATAGCTTATCGCTGTATCCTGAAGTCGATCGTCATGAGTTTTCTCGTATTATCGCTTTATTAGCCACCATTGAAACGGAGCTTGAAACATGGAATGAAGCTGAAAAGCCACAACTTGCAGGATTATATCAGGCACTCGAAAAACGCCTTGCTCAATCAGGTGGAACAAACAGCGTTGTACCACAGAACATTAGCCGAGCTGAATCGACTTACAGCCATTCATCCCCCCCTTCAGTTTCACAAAGTACACCAATAGAGACAATACAATCAGGTCGTGAATTATTAGATCAATCTAAAATGCTTGCTAACTACTTACGAAATCAACCCAATGGCTGGTTAGCAGGACATAGATTAATGAAAGTTGTGAGATGGGATACACTTCATCAACTTCCACCACAAGATCAGCAAGGGTGTACTCGTCTTTCTCCGCCAAGAACCGATGCAAGAGCGCAACTTAAACGCCTCTACTTACAACAAAGTTGGGGGGAGCTGGCCGAGCAAGCTGATAAGCTTTTTGCAGAAGGTGTTAACCATTTTTGGTTAGATGTGCAGTGGTATCTCTATCAAGCACTTAGTAAATCACCAGCACCTTGGAACGCATGGTCTGATATTATAAAAAACGATTTAAAACAATTCCTTACCCGCCTTCCTGATTTAGAAAAATTATCATGGGAAGATGGTACGCCATTTGCCGATGAAGTAACATTAAGTTGGATAAAACAACATGTTATGGAAGAAAACTTTGATACCATGCAAGGGTTATCAAACAGTTACTCTCATCCATCTGATGATGAACCAATATTGGCATTAGAAACCGAAGCTATTACACAAGCAGATAATGAAGGCATAGAAGTTGCCTTAAAATGGCTACAACATCGCCCCGATATCAGCACTTCAAGACAAAAATGGTTATTAAACCTCATTATGGCACGAGTAGCAGAACAATTTGCTCGCCATGATCTGGCATTAAATTTATTACGCGAACTCGATAAAAAAGCACTTTCGATGTCATTAACGCAATGGGAGCCTAACTATGTTTTTGAAGTGAAAGCACGACAACTTCACCTTTATCGAGCCAAAATTCAACGTAACACCTCAGATAAAACGCATATTGAACAACAGATGGAGCTGTTATTGCGTGAATTAACTGCGATCGACCCCGTTCGCTCTGCAATTTTATATTCCTAA